In the genome of Mesotoga sp. UBA6090, the window CTTTACCGGCTCGGGAACTACGGCTAACGCTCTTTGTATAAACAAGACACTCACAAAGTTAATTATGAAGGCCTACGGAATATCCACTCCCGAATTCTTTTCGGTTCGTCCCGGAGATACAGCTGACAACCTTCCGTTCAGACCTGCAATCGTTAAACCCGTTAAGGAAGGCGGTGCAAAGGGTATCTGGAAGGACTCGGTTGTGGAAAGCGTTGATGACATGCAGAAGGCAGTTTCACGTATTCACGAGAGCTTCGAACAGGCCGCTCTAGTTGAGAGATTCATTGAAGGAAGGGAGTTCACCGTTGGAATTGTTGGCAGTGAAGTTCTTCCGATCATGGAGATAGATTTCTCGTCGTTGCCAGATCACCTTGAAACTTTCTATTCATACAGGGTGAAACAGTTCCACGGTGACGAGACGAATTACATCTGTCCTGCGAAGATCTCACAGAGAAAGGAAACAGCTATAAGCGAGCTCTCGATGAGAGTCTTCGAGGTGCTCGATCTGAAGGACTATTGCCGTATCGATTTTAAGATTGACGAAGAAGGTAAGATCTACTTTCTGGAGGTCAATTCCCTTCCTCTCCTCGTTCCAGACTACTCCGATATCGTCAAGATGGCCGAGGCCAAGGGGTGGAGCTACGGCGATCTCATTAACAGGATCGTCGCTTCAGCAATAAATAGATATAGAATCGGGG includes:
- a CDS encoding D-alanine--D-alanine ligase family protein, with amino-acid sequence MRITVVHDIPLDFHHQEMVNSVMNSLEKGFEVDSRPFEIDTVGRLRGTDLVFNLTTDMGNVERQVHLPAVLDLLGVPFTGSGTTANALCINKTLTKLIMKAYGISTPEFFSVRPGDTADNLPFRPAIVKPVKEGGAKGIWKDSVVESVDDMQKAVSRIHESFEQAALVERFIEGREFTVGIVGSEVLPIMEIDFSSLPDHLETFYSYRVKQFHGDETNYICPAKISQRKETAISELSMRVFEVLDLKDYCRIDFKIDEEGKIYFLEVNSLPLLVPDYSDIVKMAEAKGWSYGDLINRIVASAINRYRIGEENGSL